A single genomic interval of Carassius carassius chromosome 24, fCarCar2.1, whole genome shotgun sequence harbors:
- the LOC132103459 gene encoding frizzled-1-like, translating into MAARGASALFLLAFGILEASAQYGMSVPEHGFCQPITIPLCTDIAYNETIMPNLLGHTNQEDAGLEVHQFYPLVKVQCSPDLKFFLCSMYAPVCTVLEQALPPCRSLCERARQGCEALMNKFGFQWPESLACESFPVHGGELCVGQNTSERSAPVNPTPDVTQATPEHHRKGRFRCPASLRVPPYLNYRFLGEENCGAPCEPKKLNGVMYFSEDEQKFARIWIGIWSVLCCASTLFTVLTYLVDMERFSYPERPIIFLSGCYTMVSIAHIAGFLLEDKVVCNEQFDNEFRTVVQGTKKEGCTILFMMLYFFSMASSIWWVILALTWFLAAGMKWGHEAIEANSQYFHLAAWAVPAIKTITILAVGQVDGDVLSGVCFVGINSVDALRGFVLAPLFVYLFIGTSFLLAGFVSLFRIRTIMKHDGTKTEKLEKLMVRIGIFSVLYTVPATIVIACYFYEQAFRDQWEQTWSAQSCKTYAVPCPVHNPQMNPDFTVFMIKYLMTLIVGITSGFWIWSGKTLNSWRKFYTRLANNKQGETTV; encoded by the coding sequence ATGGCCGCGCGCGGTGCGTCCGCGCTCTTCCTGCTCGCCTTCGGGATACTGGAAGCGAGCGCGCAGTACGGCATGTCGGTTCCCGAGCACGGCTTCTGCCAGCCCATCACCATCCCTCTGTGCACGGACATCGCGTACAACGAGACCATCATGCCCAACCTCCTCGGCCACACGAACCAGGAGGACGCGGGGCTGGAGGTGCATCAGTTCTACCCGCTCGTTAAAGTGCAGTGCTCGCCGGATCTCAAGTTCTTCCTGTGCTCCATGTACGCGCCGGTGTGCACGGTGCTGGAGCAGGCGCTGCCCCCGTGCCGTTCGCTGTGCGAGCGCGCGCGCCAAGGCTGCGAGGCGCTCATGAATAAATTCGGCTTCCAGTGGCCGGAGAGTCTCGCGTGCGAGTCGTTCCCCGTGCACGGCGGAGAGCTGTGCGTGGGGCAGAACACGTCTGAGCGGAGCGCACCGGTCAACCCGACTCCAGATGTGACCCAAGCGACACCCGAGCATCACAGGAAAGGGCGTTTTAGATGCCCGGCTTCGCTGAGAGTCCCTCCGTATCTAAACTACCGCTTCCTTGGCGAGGAAAACTGCGGCGCGCCGTGCGAACCCAAGAAACTCAACGGGGTGATGTACTTCAGCGAGGACGAGCAGAAGTTTGCGCGCATTTGGATCGGGATCTGGTCGGTTTTGTGCTGTGCTTCTACTTTATTCACCGTCCTGACTTATTTAGTGGACATGGAGCGCTTCAGTTACCCGGAAAGACCCATTATATTCCTTTCCGGGTGTTATACGATGGTGTCCATCGCTCACATCGCCGGATTTCTGCTGGAGGACAAAGTGGTTTGCAATGAGCAGTTCGATAATGAGTTTAGGACAGTGGTGCAAGGCACCAAAAAGGAAGGTTGCACAATTCTGTTCATGATGTTGTACTTCTTCAGCATGGCCAGCTCTATCTGGTGGGTCATTCTCGCGCTCACTTGGTTCCTCGCTGCTGGGATGAAATGGGGTCACGAGGCCATTGAAGCGAATTCGCAGTATTTCCATTTAGCAGCGTGGGCAGTCCCAGCCATCAAGACCATCACCATCCTCGCCGTGGGTCAAGTGGATGGAGATGTGCTCAGTGGCGTCTGCTTCGTGGGCATCAACAGCGTGGACGCGCTGCGCGGGTTCGTCCTGGCGCCGCTCTTCGTCTATCTGTTCATCGGTACTTCGTTCCTCCTGGCGGGCTTCGTGTCTCTGTTCCGTATCAGGACCATTATGAAGCACGACGGCACCAAAACGGAGAAGCTGGAGAAGCTGATGGTGCGCATTGGCATCTTCAGTGTCCTCTACACTGTTCCAGCCACCATCGTGATCGCGTGCTACTTCTACGAGCAGGCCTTTCGGGATCAGTGGGAACAGACGTGGAGCGCGCAATCGTGCAAGACGTACGCGGTGCCGTGCCCCGTGCACAACCCACAGATGAACCCGGATTTCACGGTGTTCATGATCAAGTACCTGATGACCCTGATCGTGGGCATCACGTCTGGATTCTGGATATGGTCTGGAAAGACGCTTAACTCGTGGAGGAAGTTCTACACGAGATTGGCGAACAACAAACAAGGAGAAACAACAGTTTGA